One segment of Panicum virgatum strain AP13 chromosome 1K, P.virgatum_v5, whole genome shotgun sequence DNA contains the following:
- the LOC120703535 gene encoding germin-like protein 2-4 isoform X1, translating to MAAHHLLLLLAALLPAAATADPDAVQDYCVPDAGGRGRPLELALLPSYPCRSPGNLTAADFAFAGVRAAGNFSADTGFAGVSVTPAQFPALHTLGVSFARADLSAAGGVNPPHYHPRATETALVLAGRVYAGFVDSGGRIFAKVLEKGEVMVFPRAMVHFQMNVGDEPATVYGTFNSENPGIVRIPATVFGSGISAGVLERAFGLSPAELRRLEKRFGPPKTKLSEMDD from the coding sequence ATGGCAGCGCAtcacctcctcctgctgctcgccgcgctgctcccggcggcggcaacggcagACCCCGACGCCGTGCAGGACTACTGCGTGCCGGacgccggcgggcgcgggcggccgcTGGAGCTGGCGCTGCTGCCGTCGTACCCGTGCCGGAGCCCCGGCAACCTGACGGCGGCCGACTTCGCgttcgccggcgtgcgcgccgCGGGCAACTTCTCCGCGGACACGGGCTTCGCGGGGGTGTCCGTCACGCCCGCGCAGTTCCCGGCGCTGCACACCCTGGGCGTCTCCTTCGCCCGCGCCGACCTCTCCGCGGCGGGCGGGGTGAACCCTCCGCACTACCACCCGCGCGCCACCGAGACGGCGCTCGTCCTGGCGGGCCGCGTCTACGCGGGCTTCGTCGACTCCGGCGGCCGCATCTTCGCCAAGGTGCTCGAGAAAGGGGAGGTCATGGTGTTCCCCAGGGCCATGGTGCACTTCCAGATGAACGTCGGCGACGAGCCGGCCACCGTGTACGGCACGTTCAACAGCGAGAACCCCGGCATCGTGCGCATCCCGGCCACCGTGTTCGGGTCCGGGATCAGCGCCGGCGTCCTCGAGAGGGCCTTCGGGCTCTCCCCGGCGGAGCTCCGCCGGCTCGAGAAGAGGTTCGGCCCGCCCAAGACCAAGCTGTCCGAGATGGACGATTAA
- the LOC120703522 gene encoding DAR GTPase 2, mitochondrial-like isoform X2, with protein sequence MAAAASRRLGAAVRGLSGAWYGRHMAAAERAIRTRLSLVDLVLEVRDARVPASSAFEPLRRRGPLEPDGRRVVVLNKADLADPSETEKWMAYMKKQRTCPCIAVNSHSGESIKELLNVVRSRIREIKRGENDCTGTVLLVGIPNVGKSAIVNAMHQIGRIGAAEKGKLKHAIVSSHPGETRDISGYKVASHLNIYVLDTPGVLSPRFANDDSGSRLALTVVNSREEYRRWENLNEEGGSSSNDNANTSRSHNKKRQYVSDHTQDFVVKAVRQVLFETISSFKVDLVKEDELRRLIDCQFVSLQEAFKVSTESSEDVGKSIALKLLNLYRTGRLGHYTLDHVPDVRQELAA encoded by the exons atggcggcggccgcgtcgcGCCGCCTGGGTGCGGCCGTGCGTGGGCTCTCTGGCGCCTGGTACGGGCGCCATATGGCCGCGGCCGAGCGCGCCATACGCACCCGCCTCTCCCTAGTTGACCTCGTCCTCGAGGTCCGCGACGCGCGCGTACCCGCCTCCTCGGCGTTCgagcctctccgccgccgcgggcccctGGAGCCCGATGGACGCCGGGTCGTCGTGCTCAACAAGGCCGACCTGGCTGACCCGTCCGAGACCGAG AAGTGGATGGCGTACATGAAGAAGCAGAGAACGTGCCCGTGCATCGCGGTCAATTCGCACAGCGGGGAAAGCATCAAGGAG CTGTTGAATGTTGTGCGGTCGAGGATCAGAGAGATCAAGCGTGGCGAGAACGATTGCACGGGAACGGTCCTCCTGGTTGGAATTCCTAATGTTGGGAAGTCAGCCATCGTTAATGCCATGCATCAAATTGGGAGGATTGGAGCGGCTG AGAAGGGAAAGCTTAAGCATGCGATTGTGAGCAGCCATCCTGGAGAAACTAGAGACATAAGTGGATACAAG GTTGCTAGTCACCTGAATATATATGTGTTAGACACTCCTGGTGTTCTATCTCCGAGATTTGCAAATGATGATTCTGGTTCCAGACTAGCTTTGACAG TTGTGAACTCGAGAGAGGAATATAGGAGATGGGAGAACCTAAATGAAGAAGGGGGTAGCAGTTCTAATGATAATGCAAATACCTCCAGGAGCCACAACAAGAAAAGGCAATATGTTTCAGATCATACTCAG GATTTCGTCGTGAAGGCTGTGCGCCAAGTGCTTTTTGAGACTATATCATCTTTTAAGGTCGATCTTGTAAAGGAAGATGAACTCAGAAGATTAATAGACTGCCAGTTCGTATCCTTACAGGAGGCTTTCAAAGTTTCCACCGAATCAAGTGAGGATGTGGGCAAATCTATAGCTTTGAAACTGCTCAATCTCTATCGGACTGGAAGGCTTGGCCATTATACCTTAGACCATGTGCCAGATGTTAGGCAGGAACTTGCTGCATAA
- the LOC120703535 gene encoding germin-like protein 2-4 isoform X2, whose translation MAAHHLLLLLAALLPAAATADPDAVQDYCVPDAGGRGRPLELALLPSYPCRSPGNLTAADFAFAGVRAAGNFSADTGFAGVSVTPAQFPALHTLGVSFARADLSAAGGVNPPHYHPRATETALVLAGRVYAGFVDSGGRIFAKVLEKGEVMVFPRAMVHFQMNVGIVRIPATVFGSGISAGVLERAFGLSPAELRRLEKRFGPPKTKLSEMDD comes from the exons ATGGCAGCGCAtcacctcctcctgctgctcgccgcgctgctcccggcggcggcaacggcagACCCCGACGCCGTGCAGGACTACTGCGTGCCGGacgccggcgggcgcgggcggccgcTGGAGCTGGCGCTGCTGCCGTCGTACCCGTGCCGGAGCCCCGGCAACCTGACGGCGGCCGACTTCGCgttcgccggcgtgcgcgccgCGGGCAACTTCTCCGCGGACACGGGCTTCGCGGGGGTGTCCGTCACGCCCGCGCAGTTCCCGGCGCTGCACACCCTGGGCGTCTCCTTCGCCCGCGCCGACCTCTCCGCGGCGGGCGGGGTGAACCCTCCGCACTACCACCCGCGCGCCACCGAGACGGCGCTCGTCCTGGCGGGCCGCGTCTACGCGGGCTTCGTCGACTCCGGCGGCCGCATCTTCGCCAAGGTGCTCGAGAAAGGGGAGGTCATGGTGTTCCCCAGGGCCATGGTGCACTTCCAGATGAACGT CGGCATCGTGCGCATCCCGGCCACCGTGTTCGGGTCCGGGATCAGCGCCGGCGTCCTCGAGAGGGCCTTCGGGCTCTCCCCGGCGGAGCTCCGCCGGCTCGAGAAGAGGTTCGGCCCGCCCAAGACCAAGCTGTCCGAGATGGACGATTAA
- the LOC120703522 gene encoding DAR GTPase 2, mitochondrial-like isoform X3, with protein MAAAASRRLGAAVRGLSGAWYGRHMAAAERAIRTRLSLVDLVLEVRDARVPASSAFEPLRRRGPLEPDGRRVVVLNKADLADPSETEKWMAYMKKQRTCPCIAVNSHSGESIKELLNVVRSRIREIKRGENDCTGTVLLVGIPNVGKSAIVNAMHQIGRIGAAEKGKLKHAIVSSHPGETRDISGYKVASHLNIYVLDTPGVLSPRFANDDSGSRLALTGAITGSLLDEYDIAQFLLAVVNSREEYRRWENLNEEGGSSSNDNANTSRSHNKKRQYVSDHTQPYCKFAGFRREGCAPSAF; from the exons atggcggcggccgcgtcgcGCCGCCTGGGTGCGGCCGTGCGTGGGCTCTCTGGCGCCTGGTACGGGCGCCATATGGCCGCGGCCGAGCGCGCCATACGCACCCGCCTCTCCCTAGTTGACCTCGTCCTCGAGGTCCGCGACGCGCGCGTACCCGCCTCCTCGGCGTTCgagcctctccgccgccgcgggcccctGGAGCCCGATGGACGCCGGGTCGTCGTGCTCAACAAGGCCGACCTGGCTGACCCGTCCGAGACCGAG AAGTGGATGGCGTACATGAAGAAGCAGAGAACGTGCCCGTGCATCGCGGTCAATTCGCACAGCGGGGAAAGCATCAAGGAG CTGTTGAATGTTGTGCGGTCGAGGATCAGAGAGATCAAGCGTGGCGAGAACGATTGCACGGGAACGGTCCTCCTGGTTGGAATTCCTAATGTTGGGAAGTCAGCCATCGTTAATGCCATGCATCAAATTGGGAGGATTGGAGCGGCTG AGAAGGGAAAGCTTAAGCATGCGATTGTGAGCAGCCATCCTGGAGAAACTAGAGACATAAGTGGATACAAG GTTGCTAGTCACCTGAATATATATGTGTTAGACACTCCTGGTGTTCTATCTCCGAGATTTGCAAATGATGATTCTGGTTCCAGACTAGCTTTGACAG GAGCAATCACGGGATCCTTGTTAGATGAGTATGATATTGCACAGTTTCTTCTTGCAGTTGTGAACTCGAGAGAGGAATATAGGAGATGGGAGAACCTAAATGAAGAAGGGGGTAGCAGTTCTAATGATAATGCAAATACCTCCAGGAGCCACAACAAGAAAAGGCAATATGTTTCAGATCATACTCAG CCTTATTGTAAATTTGCAGGATTTCGTCGTGAAGGCTGTGCGCCAAGTGCTTTTTGA
- the LOC120703522 gene encoding DAR GTPase 2, mitochondrial-like isoform X1, with product MAAAASRRLGAAVRGLSGAWYGRHMAAAERAIRTRLSLVDLVLEVRDARVPASSAFEPLRRRGPLEPDGRRVVVLNKADLADPSETEKWMAYMKKQRTCPCIAVNSHSGESIKELLNVVRSRIREIKRGENDCTGTVLLVGIPNVGKSAIVNAMHQIGRIGAAEKGKLKHAIVSSHPGETRDISGYKVASHLNIYVLDTPGVLSPRFANDDSGSRLALTGAITGSLLDEYDIAQFLLAVVNSREEYRRWENLNEEGGSSSNDNANTSRSHNKKRQYVSDHTQDFVVKAVRQVLFETISSFKVDLVKEDELRRLIDCQFVSLQEAFKVSTESSEDVGKSIALKLLNLYRTGRLGHYTLDHVPDVRQELAA from the exons atggcggcggccgcgtcgcGCCGCCTGGGTGCGGCCGTGCGTGGGCTCTCTGGCGCCTGGTACGGGCGCCATATGGCCGCGGCCGAGCGCGCCATACGCACCCGCCTCTCCCTAGTTGACCTCGTCCTCGAGGTCCGCGACGCGCGCGTACCCGCCTCCTCGGCGTTCgagcctctccgccgccgcgggcccctGGAGCCCGATGGACGCCGGGTCGTCGTGCTCAACAAGGCCGACCTGGCTGACCCGTCCGAGACCGAG AAGTGGATGGCGTACATGAAGAAGCAGAGAACGTGCCCGTGCATCGCGGTCAATTCGCACAGCGGGGAAAGCATCAAGGAG CTGTTGAATGTTGTGCGGTCGAGGATCAGAGAGATCAAGCGTGGCGAGAACGATTGCACGGGAACGGTCCTCCTGGTTGGAATTCCTAATGTTGGGAAGTCAGCCATCGTTAATGCCATGCATCAAATTGGGAGGATTGGAGCGGCTG AGAAGGGAAAGCTTAAGCATGCGATTGTGAGCAGCCATCCTGGAGAAACTAGAGACATAAGTGGATACAAG GTTGCTAGTCACCTGAATATATATGTGTTAGACACTCCTGGTGTTCTATCTCCGAGATTTGCAAATGATGATTCTGGTTCCAGACTAGCTTTGACAG GAGCAATCACGGGATCCTTGTTAGATGAGTATGATATTGCACAGTTTCTTCTTGCAGTTGTGAACTCGAGAGAGGAATATAGGAGATGGGAGAACCTAAATGAAGAAGGGGGTAGCAGTTCTAATGATAATGCAAATACCTCCAGGAGCCACAACAAGAAAAGGCAATATGTTTCAGATCATACTCAG GATTTCGTCGTGAAGGCTGTGCGCCAAGTGCTTTTTGAGACTATATCATCTTTTAAGGTCGATCTTGTAAAGGAAGATGAACTCAGAAGATTAATAGACTGCCAGTTCGTATCCTTACAGGAGGCTTTCAAAGTTTCCACCGAATCAAGTGAGGATGTGGGCAAATCTATAGCTTTGAAACTGCTCAATCTCTATCGGACTGGAAGGCTTGGCCATTATACCTTAGACCATGTGCCAGATGTTAGGCAGGAACTTGCTGCATAA
- the LOC120703514 gene encoding uncharacterized protein LOC120703514 translates to MAADAGRKPTATKASDSGGIARRLPRLAFLLLLALAYRQLQAPPPKIPGTPGGPPVTSPRVKLQDGRHLAYYESGVPREEAKHKIIFVHGFDSCRYDVLRVSPELAQELGIYLLSFDRPGYGESDPHPARTEKSIALDIEQLADALELGPKFYLTGFSMGGEIMWSCLKHIPHRLSGVAILGPVGNFWWSGFPANVTLDAWNVQVAQDKWAVGVAHHAPWLTYWWNTQKLFPASSVISFNPAIFSREDRAVIPKLASRTYAYQARQQGEHESLHRDMTVGFGKWSWSPLELEDPFPGGEGRVHLWHGAEDLIVPVGLSRYISQRLPWVRYHELPTAGHLFPVADGMADTIFKSLLFGDE, encoded by the exons ATGGCTGCTGACGCCGGCAGGAAGCCGACGGCGACCAAGGCCTCCGACTCCG GCGGCATCGCCAGGCGGCTCCCGCGCCTcgcgttcctgctgctgctggcgctgGCGTACCGGCAGCTGCAGGCCCCGCCTCCCAAGATCCCCGGCACGCCCGGCGGGCCTCCGGTGACGTCGCCGAGGGTCAAGCTCCAGGACGGCCGGCACCTGGCCTACTACGAGTCCGGCGTGCCCAGGGAGGAGGCCAAGCACAAGATCATCTTCGTGCACGGCTTCGATTCCTGCAGATACGACGTGCTCCGGGTCTCGCCG GAGCTGGCGCAGGAGCTGGGGATCTACCTGCTCTCGTTCGACCGGCCTGGGTATGGCGAGAGCGACCCGCACCCGGCGAGGACGGAGAAGAGCATCGCCTTGGACATCGAGCAGCTCGCCGACGCCCTGGAGCTCGGCCCCAAGTTCTACCTCACCGGCTTCTCCATGGGCGGCGAGATCATGTGGAGCTGCCTCAAGCACATCCCGCACAG GCTCTCGGGGGTTGCCATCCTTGGCCCCGTGGGCAACTTCTGGTGGTCCGGGTTCCCGGCGAACGTGACCCTGGACGCCTGGAACGTGCAGGTGGCGCAGGACAAGTGGGCCGTGGGCGTGGCGCACCACGCGCCCTGGCTCACCTACTGGTGGAACACCCAGAAGCTGTTCCCGGCGTCCAGCGTCATCTCCTTCAACCCCGCCATCTTCTCCAGGGAGGACAGGGCCGTCATCCCCAAGCTCGCCTCCAGGACCTACGCC taCCAGGCGCGGCAGCAGGGGGAGCACGAGAGCCTGCACCGCGACATGACGGTCGGGTTCGGCAAGTGGAGCTGGAGCccgctggagctggaggacCCGTTCCCGGGCGGCGAGGGCAGGGTGCACCTGTGGCACGGCGCCGAGGACCTCATCGTGCCCGTGGGGCTGTCGCGCTACATCAGCCAGCGGCTGCCGTGGGTGCGCTACCACGAGCTGcccaccgccggccacctctTCCCCGTCGCCGACGGCATGGCCGACACCATCTTCAAGTCGCTGCTGTTCGGGGACGAGTGA